A window of Adhaeribacter arboris genomic DNA:
GGAAGAGGAGCATTGTCAACTGCCCGAAAAACTACTTGGTAAGGCTTATCCCGGACATCGGAACAATTGGTTTGCCATTTGAATGTAGCGGTATTGTTATTAATTTGGTTAAATAAGGCCGGCGGCAAAATACCACTGTATGCCTTTATTTCTAAAATGTTTCCGGGATCTGGATCTGTAGCCGTAATAATTTCACTTATAGTAGTTCCAGCTACCACGCAGAGGTCTTTCTGGTTAAGCACTGGTGGCCTATTTTCGGTGGGCAAAACCCGGATTTGCATATCGCGCAGCACCTCCCCAATTTTACGCCCGTCTCGCCATTCTTCCACAAAAAAAGCTACGTTATAATCCCCTAAGCGCCCGGGCGTGTTCCAGGTAATTTGGCCGGTAATGGCATCAATGGTAAAAGTGGGTGGACCACCTGGTGGATTAGGTAAAGCTGTACCTCCAAAGTTATTAGGATATTGAAAGCCAAATACATCGGTTATCATGGGATTATTTCTGTCCTCGTTCAAGTTTTGTTGCGAAGGAAATAACCGGAAAGCAATGCTGTCGCCATCAGCATCAAAGGCACCAGGATTATGCACAAAGAGTTGTCCCAGAGTAGCAAAGTCAATGGGTGGTACTAATAGTTGGGGCGTATGGTTAATGGGTACAAATAAATCAATGGTAATGGTAGTTTTTATCACAAAATCCTGATCTGTAGAATTGGTCATGTTTACCACGTTTTTACTGCGGTTTACTTCGTAATAAACCAGCGTAAAAATACCTGGGCCAGAGTAAACATGTTCAAAATAATAGACATTCTGGTAAGTGTCTGGCGTAATCAAAACTTTGGAAAACCGCTTGACGCCTTCCTTGCTGGCCGGGGTACTCGTGGAGGTTCCGTCGCCAAAGCTTACGATGGCGTACTCATTGTCGGCATTTGAGTTTTTATCCGCGTATTGTACTAACTTAAAAAAGTACCGGAGAGGGTTTCGGTTAGCGACGGGAAGGGTGGTATCACTTTGAGCAGTTATTTCGCCGGCCCGGATGTGCGTAGCCTGCACTTTGGTAGAAAAAACCAAACACCAAACCAACAACCATGCGCAGAAAACTGGCACGGCAGTTTTAGAGAGTAAGTTTATGCGCATAGAAAAGGATTTTAATAATAAAACGTAGGTGCTGGTAATATTAATATTATTCCACGGAATTATTTACTCTTAAAGGATAAAGAAAAGAAAACACTTTACTTACGGTTATTTATTTAAAAATTACTTCTAAAAGTTTTCTTTAAGCCAAGCCTTGTTAAAAGGTATTCTGTCCAATATTATAGTTAAAGAAACATAGGAGAATTTAGTAACAAAACAAAAATAAATACTGTTATAGATACAGCGGAAATCAGAATATAAACGGGTCTAATTTCTCTAATTTAGATTCATTCAAAATATGCATTTGTTTTGTTTTATATACCCTCCGCCATTACCTTTGAACACGTAACAAAACAATGCTTAACCTATCACTTAAACTTTATTTGTATAAATGAGTTGGTTCACAAAAACGTTTTCCAGTACTATTGGCAGAAAACTTATTATGTCCCTAACGGGCCTGTTTCTCTGTTCCTTTTTAGTGGTTCATTTAATCGGCAACCTGCAGTTATTTAAAGACGATGGCGGCGAAGCTTTTAACATTTATTCTAAGTTCATGGGCCATAACCCGGTTATTCGCACCCTGGAGTTGGTACTCTTGGCCGGTTTTGCGTTCCATATCTGGGATGCCCTGGCGCTAACCCGGCGTAATAAATCGGCCCGGTCAGTGGGTTATGCCGTTAATCACCTCGATCAGAACAGTAACTGGTCGTCGCGGAATATGGGTTTGCTGGGTACGGTAATTTTAGTTTTTTTACTAATTCACTTGTATAACTTTTTCTGGCGCGCCCGGTTCGGCGACTTACCGGTACAGACGATTGAAGGGGAAGAATATGAGGATTTGTACTCGGTAGTCGTGGAATCCTTTCAGATTTGGTGGTACGTCACTATTTACGTAATTGCCATGGCGGCATTGTGCTTTCATTTAATCCACGGTTTTGCGAGTGCTTTCCAAACGTTGGGCCTGAATCATAAAAAGTACACGCCGGCTATTCAAGCCATCGGCTATGGTTTCTCTATATTGGTATGTTTGGGTTTTGCCGCCATGCCACTTTACTTTTTCTTTCAGCGATAATTTAATTCATCTGCTTATATGCTATTAGATGCAAAGATTCCCGAAGGCCCATTAGCCGAAAAGTGGGAAAAACATAAATTTAACGTGAAGCTGGTAAACCCGGCCAATAAAAGAAAATACGATATTATTGTGGTAGGTACCGGTCTGGCCGGTGCTTCGGCGGCGGCTACTTTGGCCGAACTGGGATATAATGTAAAAGCGTTCTGCTACCAGGATAGTGCCCGCCGCGCCCACAGTATTGCGGCGCAAGGCGGTATTAATGCCGCTAAAAACTACCAGAACGATGGCGATAGCGTGTACCGTTTATTTTACGACACTATCAAAGGAGGTGACTATCGGGCCCGGGAAGCCAACGTGTACCGTTTGGCGCAAGTGTCTGTAAACATCATCGATCAATGCGTGGCGCAAGGCGTACCCTTTGCCCGTGAGTACGGTGGGTTATTGGCCAACCGTTCGTTTGGGGGAGCTCAGGTATCGCGTACGTTTTACGCCCGTGGCCAGACCGGACAACAATTACTACTGGGTGCCTACAGCGCCCTTAACCGCCAGATTGCAGCGGGTAAGGTATTAATGTTCCCGCGTACTGAAATGCTGGATTTAGTAGTGGTAGACGGCAAAGCCCGGGGCATTATTACCCGCCACCTAATTACCGGCAAAATTGAAACGCATAGTGCGCACGCCGTAATTTTAGCCACTGGCGGTTATGGCAACGTCTTTTATTTATCCACTAATGCTATGGGTTGTAACACCACGGCTATCTGGCGGGCACACAAAAAAGGCGCTTTCTTTGGCAATCCGTGCTTTACGCAAATTCACCCAACCTGTATTCCGGTTTCCGGCGAGTACCAGTCTAAATTAACGTTAATGTCGGAATCGTTGCGGAACGATGGTCGCGTTTGGGTGCCCAAAGCGGTGGGCGACAAACGGGCACCACAAGACATCCCGGAAAATGAACGCGATTACTTCCTGGAACGTAAATATCCTTCGTTTGGCAACTTGGTGCCGCGCGACGTAGCCTCCCGTAACGCCAAACAAGCCTGCGACGAAGGACGTGGCGTAGGATCTACTGGCCTGGCCGTTTACCTCGATTTTGCCGATGCTATTCAACGCGACGGTTTAGATAAGGTAAGCCAGAAATACGGTAATTTATTTGATATGTACGCCAAAATTACCGGCGAAAACCCGTATGAATCGCCAATGCGCATTTATCCGGCCGTACATTATACCATGGGCGGTTTATGGGTAGATTATAATTTAATGACGACTATTCCGGGCTTATACGCCACTGGTGAATGTAACTTTTCGGATCACGGGGCTAACCGTTTAGGTGCCTCGGCTTTAATGCAAGGTTTAGCAGATGGCTATTTTGTTATTCCGTATACCATTGGCGATTACCTGGCTCAGATGAAAACGGAAAAGGTAACCACAGATCACCCGGCTTTTAAAGAAGCGGAACAACAAGTTACATCTCGCATTAATAAATTTTTATCGATCAACGGTACTAAAACCGTCGATCATTACCATAAAGAACTGGGTTTACTCATGTGGGATTACTGCGGCATGGCCCGTAACGCCGAGGGTTTGCAGCATGCCAAACAAAAAATAAGCGAACTTCGCGCTGATTTCTGGCAAAATGTGCGGGTATTAGGCGAAAATGAGGAACTGAACATGACGCTCGAAAAAGCCGGCCGCGTTGCCGATTTTCTGGAATTAGGCGAACTAATGGTGGACGATGCCCTGAACCGGAACGAATCGTGCGGTGGCCATTTCCGGGAAGAATACCAAACTCCGGAAAACGAAGCTCTCCGCGATGATGCTAATTTTGCCTACGTAGCGGCTTGGGAATATACTGGCGACAACCAACCGGAAAACCTGCATAAAGAAGCACTAGATTTTGAGAATGTAAAACTCACGCAACGGAGTTATAAATAATTTATTAAATTAAAAATTAGAAATTATGGATTAGAAATTAAAATTAGGCAAATAAGAAATGGACAAAAAAGTAGGTTATGTGCAAGTGAGTCGTTTCTAATTGCTAATTTATAGTTCCTAATTTATTATTCATCATTCATAATTGAAAGATAAAAATGGCTGGTAATAATCCCAACGCAGCGCCAATGAACCTGACACTTCGGGTTTGGCGTCAAAAAAACGCGAGAACCCCAGGTAAACTGGTAACCTATAAAGTAAATAATATCTCGCCGGACATGTCTTTCCTGGAAATGATCGACGTGGTAAACGAAGATTTAACCCTGAAAGGTGAAGACCCGATTGCTTTTGAC
This region includes:
- a CDS encoding succinate dehydrogenase cytochrome b subunit, with amino-acid sequence MSWFTKTFSSTIGRKLIMSLTGLFLCSFLVVHLIGNLQLFKDDGGEAFNIYSKFMGHNPVIRTLELVLLAGFAFHIWDALALTRRNKSARSVGYAVNHLDQNSNWSSRNMGLLGTVILVFLLIHLYNFFWRARFGDLPVQTIEGEEYEDLYSVVVESFQIWWYVTIYVIAMAALCFHLIHGFASAFQTLGLNHKKYTPAIQAIGYGFSILVCLGFAAMPLYFFFQR
- a CDS encoding fumarate reductase/succinate dehydrogenase flavoprotein subunit, encoding MLLDAKIPEGPLAEKWEKHKFNVKLVNPANKRKYDIIVVGTGLAGASAAATLAELGYNVKAFCYQDSARRAHSIAAQGGINAAKNYQNDGDSVYRLFYDTIKGGDYRAREANVYRLAQVSVNIIDQCVAQGVPFAREYGGLLANRSFGGAQVSRTFYARGQTGQQLLLGAYSALNRQIAAGKVLMFPRTEMLDLVVVDGKARGIITRHLITGKIETHSAHAVILATGGYGNVFYLSTNAMGCNTTAIWRAHKKGAFFGNPCFTQIHPTCIPVSGEYQSKLTLMSESLRNDGRVWVPKAVGDKRAPQDIPENERDYFLERKYPSFGNLVPRDVASRNAKQACDEGRGVGSTGLAVYLDFADAIQRDGLDKVSQKYGNLFDMYAKITGENPYESPMRIYPAVHYTMGGLWVDYNLMTTIPGLYATGECNFSDHGANRLGASALMQGLADGYFVIPYTIGDYLAQMKTEKVTTDHPAFKEAEQQVTSRINKFLSINGTKTVDHYHKELGLLMWDYCGMARNAEGLQHAKQKISELRADFWQNVRVLGENEELNMTLEKAGRVADFLELGELMVDDALNRNESCGGHFREEYQTPENEALRDDANFAYVAAWEYTGDNQPENLHKEALDFENVKLTQRSYK